One genomic window of Boudabousia tangfeifanii includes the following:
- the rpmF gene encoding 50S ribosomal protein L32 translates to MAVPKRKMSRSNTRSRRSQWKAQLTELVNVRVDGREVAIPRRLTKAYKTGLVEVED, encoded by the coding sequence ATGGCAGTACCAAAGCGTAAAATGTCCCGCAGCAACACCCGCTCTCGCCGGTCCCAGTGGAAGGCCCAGCTAACTGAGCTGGTTAATGTCCGCGTTGATGGCCGCGAGGTTGCGATTCCGCGTCGCCTAACAAAGGCATACAAGACCGGTTTGGTTGAGGTCGAAGACTGA
- a CDS encoding acyltransferase family protein, whose product MSIPRADVVSTSPHSKPLYRLEIQGLRAICMIQVLLYHAWHIGSPIGVDAFIMISAYLLTNSIVKRNEKGKRQSILNRWAQLFKRLLPPLVVTVILTVAFSIAFLPPIRWPQIIKEAFASILYFQNWLLAWQSVDYYAVDSSRISPLLHLWSMSMQGQVFILWPLILILLGRFCQRKQLNHRLVAAITMGGIFALSFTWMMINRYPQPANIYFDTRSRLWEFALGSLIAILTPRLKLSPILRVVATWLGLGTLILFSLVSIGRYPGHAALFPMLATASILAGTSEIPSRSGNRTITKYSVKRFLSIRPLVALGDISYALYLIHWPIMAIYLGTTNKEHLSLTEGITILVISVALALLTTNTLDTPLRYWSWANANLRNKVIVVVVSLATGLLGVFGLNQVTERKLSDLNAQSEGLKNHPGAQAIYDGIVAGEISEPPIPTPLQVAEGKKWFSLPDKCAGFGPTYSGIQDQCFMLPFDPSRPTVMLVGSSHTQQFAPAVIQALKNHNKNVILAYKGGCKYEPVKGTEEEYCQVWQKEVHQFILRIKPEAVITKSTATRSGEVEVARDSFYPYAKDLTDHGIKLIGFRDTPRFPYNMYDCSNSWDPQNKDHPVPIGGCFVERSKIYADQIPLGKLAELPNFKSLDLSDLQCPGKICPGIIGNSFVYFDEQHLTIHYAESMGKIAQERLEQIAPDIFPKN is encoded by the coding sequence ATGTCAATACCCCGAGCTGATGTAGTTAGCACATCTCCTCATTCAAAACCTCTCTACCGACTTGAGATCCAAGGGCTTCGCGCCATCTGCATGATCCAAGTGCTCTTGTACCACGCATGGCATATTGGCTCTCCCATCGGGGTTGATGCCTTCATTATGATTTCGGCATATCTTTTGACAAACTCAATTGTCAAAAGAAATGAAAAGGGGAAACGTCAAAGCATCCTCAACCGTTGGGCACAACTCTTTAAACGCTTACTCCCCCCGCTAGTCGTCACTGTTATTTTGACAGTTGCTTTTTCGATCGCCTTCTTGCCACCAATTCGTTGGCCTCAGATCATTAAAGAAGCTTTTGCCTCAATTCTTTATTTTCAAAACTGGCTACTTGCATGGCAGTCCGTGGATTACTATGCCGTTGATTCTTCGCGCATTAGCCCACTTTTGCATTTGTGGTCGATGTCTATGCAGGGTCAAGTCTTCATTTTGTGGCCTCTGATTCTGATACTTTTAGGTCGTTTTTGCCAACGAAAGCAGTTAAACCATCGATTAGTTGCGGCTATCACGATGGGCGGAATCTTCGCCCTATCCTTTACATGGATGATGATAAACCGCTACCCGCAGCCAGCTAACATTTACTTTGACACGCGTTCTAGACTTTGGGAATTCGCCCTCGGATCGCTAATTGCTATCCTAACTCCTCGATTAAAGCTCTCCCCTATCTTGCGAGTTGTAGCCACTTGGCTCGGTCTTGGCACCCTCATTCTTTTCAGCCTAGTGTCAATCGGTCGTTACCCTGGACATGCAGCACTATTTCCTATGTTGGCAACTGCTTCGATCCTAGCAGGCACCTCTGAGATTCCTTCAAGAAGTGGTAATCGTACGATTACGAAATACTCCGTCAAACGTTTTCTCTCTATCCGGCCTTTAGTAGCCCTTGGGGATATCTCCTATGCGCTATATCTGATTCACTGGCCAATCATGGCAATCTATCTTGGTACAACCAACAAGGAACACCTATCTCTCACCGAAGGGATCACCATCCTTGTTATCTCAGTTGCACTGGCTCTTTTGACTACAAATACACTCGATACACCGCTTCGATACTGGTCTTGGGCTAATGCTAATCTCCGAAATAAAGTCATCGTTGTAGTAGTTTCTCTTGCTACCGGTCTACTTGGAGTCTTTGGTTTAAACCAGGTGACCGAGCGCAAGCTATCTGATCTAAACGCACAGTCTGAAGGTCTTAAGAACCACCCAGGCGCCCAAGCAATTTACGACGGCATAGTCGCAGGTGAAATTTCAGAACCGCCAATTCCAACTCCCCTGCAAGTCGCCGAGGGAAAGAAGTGGTTCAGCCTACCTGATAAGTGTGCCGGTTTCGGTCCAACCTATTCTGGTATTCAAGATCAATGCTTCATGCTTCCATTCGACCCTAGTCGACCAACGGTAATGCTGGTGGGTAGCTCCCACACGCAACAGTTTGCTCCTGCAGTCATCCAAGCACTAAAGAACCACAACAAGAACGTGATTCTTGCGTACAAGGGTGGATGTAAATATGAACCGGTTAAAGGGACCGAGGAAGAATATTGCCAAGTATGGCAAAAAGAAGTTCATCAGTTTATTCTTCGTATCAAACCTGAAGCAGTAATCACGAAGAGTACAGCTACCCGCAGCGGTGAGGTAGAAGTTGCTCGCGACTCTTTCTACCCTTATGCCAAGGATCTTACAGACCACGGCATCAAGCTTATCGGTTTTAGGGACACTCCTAGATTCCCATACAACATGTATGATTGTTCGAACTCATGGGATCCTCAAAACAAAGATCATCCAGTACCTATCGGTGGATGTTTCGTTGAAAGATCGAAGATATACGCAGACCAGATTCCGCTTGGAAAACTAGCTGAATTGCCAAACTTTAAGTCGCTCGATTTAAGTGACCTACAATGCCCAGGCAAGATTTGCCCTGGCATCATTGGTAACTCATTCGTTTACTTCGACGAACAGCATCTAACTATCCATTACGCTGAATCAATGGGAAAGATTGCCCAAGAACGTTTGGAGCAGATCGCACCAGATATCTTCCCGAAAAACTAA